The following are encoded together in the Glycine soja cultivar W05 chromosome 5, ASM419377v2, whole genome shotgun sequence genome:
- the LOC114413552 gene encoding agamous-like MADS-box protein AGL29, giving the protein MGRRKIEIATLKDPNTRQVTFSKRRTGLFKKANELSILCGAEIAIVVFSIGNKPYSFGHPGVDVIAAKFLQEAANSSDAKQIDAQGNNPSNELGDMNRLNQQLSDVQTQILEEEKKGAEHDERLKQHQVTQLSQYKELQASYLELQHRVKDYVNAIEVSECMILLAQEPVVGITKQMTATKRRKKN; this is encoded by the coding sequence ATGGGTCGTCGTAAGATTGAAATTGCGACATTGAAAGACCCTAATACGAGGCAAGTCACATTTTCCAAGCGTCGAACGGGCTTATTCAAAAAGGCAAATGAATTATCCATCTTGTGCGGCGCAGAAATTGCTATTGTTGTGTTCTCCATTGGAAACAAGCCTTACTCTTTTGGGCACCCAGGTGTTGATGTTATTGCGGCCAAGTTTCTTCAAGAAGCGGCTAATTCAAGCGATGCCAAACAAATTGATGCCCAAGGAAACAACCCATCTAATGAACTTGGTGACATGAATAGGCTGAATCAACAATTGTCTGATGTTCAAACCCAAATACTCGAGGAAGAAAAGAAGGGCGCGGAACATGATGAGAGACTAAAACAACACCAGGTCACACAACTCTCTCAGTATAAGGAACTGCAAGCTTCATATTTAGAGCTCCAACATAGAGTGAAGGACTATGTCAACGCCATCGAGGTGTCGGAGTGTATGATACTCCTTGcacaagaaccggtggttggaataacaaaacaaatgactgctacaaagaggagaaaaaagaattga
- the LOC114413551 gene encoding probable protein phosphatase 2C 6 translates to MDEDEQLERFDSEFASTSSISSTLSTDDFRNLTSSGDISSISSGSGEIPPVSVLAPPFLHCEGSNDGETAAAREKCVGRSNKGVSWGHTSVIGRRKEMEDAVAVIPGFMSRTCDHIGGCTAPGSRSSGEIAPVHFFGVYDGHGGSQVAKFCAKRMHDVIAEEWDREMEGGARWHRRWETVFANSFERTDNEILSDAVAPEMVGSTASVVILSGCQIITSNCGDSRVVLYRRTQTIPLTVDQKPDRQDELLRIEGGGGRVINWNGARVFGVLAMSRAIGDRYLRPWIIPVPEITFTARTDEDECLVLASDGLWDVMTNEEVGEVARHILRRRRRSLSMEEASPAQVVADSLTEIALGRNSKDNISIIVVDLKSKRKRQQRPPLIS, encoded by the exons ATGGACGAGGACGAGCAACTCGAACGATTCGACTCGGAGTTCGCGTCCACGAGTTCCATTTCCTCCACGCTCAGCACCGACGATTTCCGGAACCTCACCAGCTCCGGTGACATTTCCTCCATCAGCAGCGGCTCCGGCGAGATTCCTCCCGTCTCGGTCCTCGCGCCACCTTTTCTCCACTGCGAGGGGTCCAATGACGGCGAGACGGCGGCGGCAAGGGAGAAGTGCGTGGGAAGGAGTAACAAGGGAGTGAGCTGGGGACACACTTCGGTGATAGGGAGAAGGAAAGAGATGGAGGACGCCGTCGCCGTTATTCCGGGATTCATGTCTCGCACGTGTGATCACATCGGCGGTTGTACGGCTCCCGGTTCTAGATCCTCCGGTGAGATCGCTCCGGTTCATTTCTTCGGCGTTTACGACGGCCACGGTGGCTCTCAG GTGGCTAAGTTTTGTGCGAAGCGGATGCACGATGTTATAGCAGAGGAGTGGGACCGAGAAATGGAAGGTGGCGCTCGATGGCACAGAAGATGGGAAACTGTATTTGCTAACAGTTTTGAGAGGACTGACAATGAAATCCTATCAGACGCAGTTGCGCCTGAAATGGTAGGATCTACTGCCTCTGTGGTGATTCTATCTGGTTGCCAAATTATTACATCCAACTGCGGCGACTCAAGGGTAGTTCTTTACCGCAGGACACAAACTATCCCCTTGACAGTGGATCAGAAG CCGGATAGACAAGATGAACTTTTGAGAattgaaggaggaggaggaagagtcATAAACTGGAATGGAGCTAGGGTGTTTGGTGTTCTTGCCATGTCCAGGGCCATAG GTGATCGGTACTTGAGACCCTGGATTATTCCGGTGCCAGAGATAACTTTCACAGCAAGAACCGATGAGGATGAGTGCTTAGTTTTGGCTAGTGATGGACTCTGGGATGTAATGACCAATGAAGAGGTTGGAGAAGTAGCACGCCACATTCTTAGAAGGCGCCGCAGATCATTGTCAATGGAGGAAGCATCTCCTGCACAAGTTGTTGCCGACAGCTTGACTGAAATTGCATTAGGTAGAAATAGTAAAGATAACATTTCAATCATAGTTGTTGATCTGaaatcaaagagaaaacgtcAGCAAAGGCCTCCTTTAATTTCCTAA